A window of the Ostrea edulis chromosome 1, xbOstEdul1.1, whole genome shotgun sequence genome harbors these coding sequences:
- the LOC125652509 gene encoding uncharacterized protein LOC125652509 encodes MKTSIKMARYHMITLAGILLLNYVSTQNSPSSVEIETSERDPEITNGAHGMDLSTSSKSFEQEKRFDSISGVRGMSGFTKKNIDLINGARGFRGFTKKTYDSIGGSRGLMGFNKKSYDSISGSRGLMGFNKKNYDSIGGSRGLMGFNKKNYDSIGGSRGLMGFNKKNYDSIGGSRGLMGFNKKNYDSIGGSRGLMGFNKKNYDSIGGSRGLMGFNKKNYDSIGGSRGLMGFNKKNYDSIGGSRGLMGFNKKNYDSIGGSRGLMGFNKKNYDSIGGSRGLMGFNKKNYDSIGGSRGLMGFNKKNYDSIGGSRGLMGFNKKSLDRISGSRSLKGFNKKNFDSINGSRGLQGFNKKSIDSISGSRSLQGFNKKSLDSISGSRSFQGFNKKSLDSISGSRSLQGFNKKSLDSISGSRSLQGFNKKSLDSISGSRSLSGFNKKGIDSISGSRSLQGFTKRKYDSIGVVRHQSGFSKRSFDPISGSHGLSGFVKRENDFNEAEKAAFESA; translated from the exons ATGAAGACGAGCATCAAAATGGCAAGATATCATATGATCACATTGGCTGGGATACTTCTGCTAAACTATGTCTCAACTCAG AATTCGCCATCATCTGTAGAGATCGAAACTTCCGAAAGAGACCCTGAAATCACAAATGGAGCCCATGGGATGGATTTAAGTACGAGTTCAAAATCGTTTGAACAAGAAAAGCGATTTGATTCTATATCAGGAGTGAGGGGGATGTCGGGTTTTACTAAAAagaatattgatttaattaacGGAGCAAGGGGATTTAGAGGGTTTACAAAGAAAACGTATGATTCGATTGGCGGATCAAGAGGTCTCATGGGATTTAATAAGAAAAGCTATGATTCAATCAGCGGATCAAGAGGTCTCATGGGATTTAACAAGAAAAACTATGATTCGATTGGCGGATCAAGAGGTCTCATGGGATTTAACAAGAAAAACTATGACTCGATTGGCGGATCAAGAGGTCTCATGGGATTTAACAAGAAAAACTATGACTCGATCGGCGGATCAAGAGGTCTCATGGGATTTAACAAGAAAAATTACGATTCGATTGGCGGATCAAGAGGTCTCATGGGATTCAACAAAAAAAACTATGACTCTATCGGCGGATCAAGAGGTCTAATGGGATTTAACAAGAAAAACTATGATTCTATTGGCGGATCAAGAGGTCTCATGGGATTTAACAAGAAAAACTATGACTCGATTGGCGGATCAAGAGGTCTCATGGGATTTAACAAGAAAAACTATGATTCTATTGGCGGATCAAGGGGTCTTATGGGATTTAACAAGAAAAACTATGACTCTATCGGCGGATCAAGAGGTCTCATGGGATTTAACAAGAAAAACTACGATTCGATTGGCGGATCAAGAGGTCTCATGGGATTCAACAAGAAAAACTATGACTCTATTGGAGGATCAAGAGGTCTCATGGGATTTAACAAAAAAAGCTTAGATCGAATTAGCGGTTCACGAAGTTTAAAAGGGTTCAACAAGAAGAATTTCGATTCCATAAATGGATCAAGAGGTTTACAAGGATTCAACAAGAAAAGTATCGATTCAATCAGCGGATCGCGAAGTTTACAAGGATTCAACAAGAAAAGTCTCGATTCGATCAGTGGATCGCGAAGTTTTCAAGGATTCAACAAGAAAAGTCTCGATTCAATCAGCGGATCGCGAAGTTTACAAGGATTCAACAAGAAAAGTCTCGATTCAATCAGCGGATCGCGAAGTTTACAAGGATTCAACAAGAAAAGTCTCGATTCAATCAGCGGATCGCGAAGTTTATCTGGATTCAACAAGAAAGGTATCGATTCGATCAGCGGATCGCGAAGTTTACAAGGATTCACTAAAAGGAAATATGATTCCATTGGTGTTGTTCGACACCAATCTGGTTTCTCTAAAAGATCTTTTGACCCAATATCCGGTAGTCACGGTTTATCAGGCTTTGTTAAACGAGAAAATGATTTCAATGAAGCGGAGAAAGCGGCATTCGAATCTGCATAA